The following proteins come from a genomic window of Coffea arabica cultivar ET-39 chromosome 11c, Coffea Arabica ET-39 HiFi, whole genome shotgun sequence:
- the LOC113717323 gene encoding beta-glucuronosyltransferase GlcAT14A-like, giving the protein MGVGAEKKWLFALFSAAFLSFLIFISSICGLSSSFYSYSSQKPYTLSVDRGPGHPPAFAYYISGGRGDANRIFRLFLAVYHPRNRYLLHIGADGSDIERKKLGAMVNSVPAVRAFGNVDVIGKPDPVTYMGSSNIAAVLRAAAILLKVDKGWDWFITLSALDYPLITQDDLSHVFSSVRRDLNFIDHTSDLGWKGGQRIEPIVVDPGIYLARRTQIFHATEKRPMPDAFRVFTGSPWVMLSRSFLEFCIFGWDNLPRTILMYVTNTMLSEEVYFHTVICNSHEFKNTTVNGDLRYFVWDDPPKMEPHFLSTSDYERMVQSGAAFARQFAKDDPVLDMVDEKILKRGSNRPAPGAWCTGRNKWLTDPCSQWGNVNVLKPGPHFKKLSKSLSKLLEEWKSESNQCR; this is encoded by the exons ATGGGTGTGGGGGCAGAAAAGAAATGGCTTTTTGCACTGTTTTCTGCTGCATTCCTATCATTCCTGATATTTATCTCATCAATTTGCGGTCTAAGCTCATCTTTCTACTCATATTCCTCTCAGAAACCTTATACTTTATCAGTCGACCGTGGCCCCGGCCATCCGCCTGCTTTTGCTTATTATATCTCCGGTGGCCGCGGCGATGCGAATCGGATTTTTAGACTTTTTTTAGCTGTTTATCATCCCAGGAATAGGTACTTATTGCACATTGGTGCAGATGGGTCGGatattgaaaggaaaaaattagGGGCAATGGTGAATTCTGTTCCTGCTGTCAGGGCTTTTGGGAATGTAGATGTAATTGGGAAGCCTGATCCTGTTACTTACATGGGGTCTAGTAATATAGCTGCTGTTTTACGGGCTGCTGCGATTTTGTTGAAGGTGGATAAGGGATGGGATTGGTTTATTACCCTCAGTGCCTTGGATTATCCATTGATTACTCAAGATG ACTTATCCCATGTGTTCTCATCTGTTAGGAGAGACCTGAATTTCATTGACCACACCAGTGACCTCGGGTGGAAAGG GGGTCAAAGAATTGAGCCAATTGTGGTTGATCCAGGGATATACTTGGCAAGAAGAACACAGATCTTCCATGCAACCGAAAAGCGGCCAATGCCTGATGCTTTCCGAGTTTTTACAG GTTCACCATGGGTCATGTTGAGCAGATCCTTCCTTGAGTTCTGCATTTTTGGTTGGGATAATCTCCCTCGGACCATTTTAATGTATGTTACGAATACAATGTTGTCTGAAGAAGTCTACTTCCATACAGTTATTTGCAACTCACATGAATTCAAGAACACGACTGTCAATGGTGACCTAAGATATTTTGTTTGGGATGACCCACCTAAAATGGAGCCCCACTTCCTCAGCACATCAGATTATGAGAGGATGGTTCAGAGTGGTGCTGCTTTCGCCAGACAGTTTGCAAAAGATGACCCGGTGTTGGACATGGTTGATGAGAAGATCCTCAAACGTGGCAGTAACCGACCTGCGCCTGGGGCATGGTGCACAGGGCGGAACAAATGGTTGACGGATCCTTGCTCTCAATGGGGTAATGTCAATGTTTTGAAGCCAGGTCCTCATTTCAAAAAGCTATCAAAGTCTTTAAGTAAGCTTCTTGAAGAATGGAAATCAGAGTCAAATCAGTGCAGATAG